From the Desulfopila inferna genome, one window contains:
- a CDS encoding TetR/AcrR family transcriptional regulator, whose product MSREEKKQKTRKAIIAAAIHLFGKKGFEKTSIAELAREAGIGKGTIYSYFQTKNEIFYAFCEDQLEFIRDELVGKTDPKAPILEQVMTVFMGEFIHVTQDRKFGCFYMQQVLFPDDLDNGSFKKLEDKWLELLFSLYEIAQERGELRKDIDLLYLAGHFYALYILVVSAWYSGRITEEEVAPAMRLLFQQALEGLAPSPVSIPEQKVNYNGSSI is encoded by the coding sequence ATGTCGCGAGAAGAAAAAAAACAAAAAACCAGAAAGGCAATAATAGCAGCCGCCATTCATCTTTTTGGCAAAAAAGGCTTTGAAAAGACTTCCATTGCCGAGCTTGCCCGAGAAGCTGGCATAGGCAAAGGAACCATCTATTCCTATTTCCAGACAAAAAACGAAATATTTTATGCCTTCTGTGAAGATCAGCTGGAATTCATACGCGACGAGCTTGTCGGCAAAACCGACCCGAAAGCTCCCATACTCGAACAGGTCATGACCGTTTTTATGGGTGAGTTCATTCACGTCACTCAAGACCGGAAATTCGGCTGTTTTTATATGCAGCAGGTCCTTTTTCCTGATGATCTTGATAATGGTAGTTTTAAAAAGCTTGAGGATAAATGGCTCGAACTGCTTTTCTCCCTCTACGAAATAGCTCAGGAAAGAGGTGAGCTGCGCAAGGATATTGACCTTCTCTATCTCGCCGGTCATTTCTATGCTCTCTATATCCTGGTTGTTTCAGCCTGGTATTCAGGAAGAATTACTGAGGAAGAAGTCGCTCCGGCAATGCGGCTGCTTTTTCAACAGGCACTTGAAGGCCTGGCACCATCACCAGTCTCAATCCCAGAGCAAAAGGTAAATTACAATGGATCATCAATATAA
- a CDS encoding efflux RND transporter periplasmic adaptor subunit: protein MDHQYNQPTTARAKSVYFIWRILPRLVLLCLFLLIIALGMATTRKQNSIAADNADAVSKERPPVNTVVFPLQRSVISDRINLPGSIEPWTKLELMAKVSGAINEVLVQEGDKVKKGDIIARIEDNDYRIALQRAQAAYKQAKTDFERDQNIFEKGVIPAAQLDAKETKMLTARADLDNARLLLSRTTITAPIDGIVRRLDAKIGLLLSVADPIGQILHIDKVKGVIGIPESDVAAVRQLDEIAVSIQALDRLGVRGKKHFLSPSPDTTARLYKMELEIDNPSHSILPGMFIRADIVKRSVQNAITIPIYAVISRNDEHFVYVEKDGVATKRLVELGIMEKWMVEVKSGLNPGDRLIVEGHRNIENEQRVEVVKVLTSVDNYTL, encoded by the coding sequence ATGGATCATCAATATAATCAACCAACCACAGCCAGAGCCAAGTCAGTTTATTTTATCTGGAGAATTCTGCCCCGGCTCGTCCTCCTTTGCCTTTTCCTTCTGATAATAGCTTTGGGGATGGCTACCACCCGGAAACAGAATTCAATCGCAGCCGACAATGCTGATGCAGTGAGTAAAGAGCGTCCTCCCGTCAATACAGTTGTCTTTCCCCTGCAGCGCTCGGTAATCAGTGATCGAATCAATCTGCCCGGCAGCATCGAACCATGGACCAAGCTGGAACTGATGGCAAAAGTCAGCGGCGCCATCAATGAAGTTCTTGTTCAGGAGGGGGATAAGGTAAAAAAAGGCGATATTATTGCCCGGATTGAAGATAATGATTACAGGATCGCCCTGCAGCGCGCTCAAGCCGCCTATAAACAGGCGAAGACCGACTTTGAACGCGACCAGAATATTTTTGAGAAGGGGGTCATTCCTGCCGCCCAGTTGGATGCCAAGGAAACCAAAATGCTCACCGCCAGGGCGGATCTCGACAATGCCAGGCTGCTCCTGTCCCGCACCACGATAACGGCTCCTATCGATGGAATAGTGCGCAGGCTTGATGCCAAGATCGGTCTGCTTCTTTCCGTTGCCGACCCCATTGGCCAAATACTGCACATCGACAAGGTCAAGGGGGTAATAGGCATCCCTGAATCCGATGTCGCAGCGGTGCGCCAGCTCGATGAAATAGCGGTAAGCATTCAAGCCCTTGACAGACTTGGCGTCCGCGGAAAGAAACATTTCCTTTCACCCTCACCCGATACCACCGCGCGGTTATACAAGATGGAACTCGAAATAGACAACCCTTCCCATAGTATTCTGCCCGGCATGTTCATTCGTGCCGACATCGTCAAAAGGAGTGTGCAGAATGCCATTACCATCCCCATATACGCCGTTATTTCAAGAAATGATGAACATTTTGTCTATGTCGAAAAAGATGGAGTAGCCACCAAAAGACTGGTTGAACTCGGAATCATGGAAAAATGGATGGTTGAGGTAAAGAGCGGTCTGAACCCCGGAGACAGATTGATTGTCGAAGGACATAGAAATATCGAAAATGAACAAAGGGTCGAGGTCGTCAAGGTGCTCACCAGTGTGGATAATTATACATTATGA
- a CDS encoding PilZ domain-containing protein, protein MDCKRIHFRVPLSGEALLSRGREAHIKAQAIDISQGGVAITVPEMSLPKDRYDIVILTDDDEKIELSAQLIRQTKNLLGFKTTHIDDKSFRIIAEHIDRYQETLDFIEQIGEHDFFQRFIDEDGNELDVTFNVDLDKP, encoded by the coding sequence ATGGATTGTAAAAGAATACATTTCCGGGTTCCCCTCAGTGGCGAAGCTCTTCTGTCCAGAGGCAGAGAAGCACACATAAAGGCGCAAGCTATCGATATCAGTCAGGGTGGTGTTGCCATAACTGTTCCGGAAATGTCTCTTCCCAAAGACAGGTATGATATCGTTATATTGACTGATGATGACGAAAAAATCGAGCTGAGCGCCCAACTTATCAGGCAGACGAAAAATCTTTTAGGATTCAAGACCACTCATATAGACGACAAGAGCTTTAGAATAATAGCTGAGCATATAGATAGGTATCAGGAAACCTTGGATTTTATAGAACAAATAGGAGAACACGATTTTTTTCAGCGGTTTATTGATGAAGACGGCAACGAACTTGATGTAACTTTTAATGTAGATCTGGATAAACCATGA
- a CDS encoding efflux RND transporter permease subunit — protein sequence MIISDTAIRKSTTVVVLTLLLIIFGVYSYLSLPRESDPDITIPNVFVSTTYRGVSPADIETSITIEIEKKLKGLDGLKKIQSVSSEGTSSINIEFVTGTDIDQALQDVRDKVDESLGELPTDLDEDPSVFEVNFSEMPIVVFSLSGTCGLPCLKEIADDIEDDVEAITGVLEADVTGGLEREIRVEVIPEKLAYYGLTIGNFEAAVRSENQNTSGGTIQLGNGRYQLRVPGEFSTPEEIYGLVMATHMGEPVYLKDVATVVDGFKDEASRSRLDGRSAVNIAVKKRSGENIIATSEQIDRVIERHQATWPSGTEITKVMDKSRDIHLMVKDLENNILSGLSLVLIVIFFAMGIRNALLVSMAIPLSILLSFTVLQIMGITLNMVVLFSLTLALGMLVDNAIVIIENIYRFMEQGAGRIEAAMKGTSEVAYPVIGSTATTLAAFSPMLFWPGIMGEFMSYLPLTLIITLSSSLFVALVINPALASIFMKVRKIGNTEARSLEEVSKAVEQPIAVKGRFLKSYARLLSSALDMPLTVIATAFCVLILLFQSWLLVIGLEKPVEFFPDIDPKGMYVNMDVPEGADLDYIDTIIQRVERALAGFGYNQEDVLIEEALAPKKHEKATGEEFYGPSDLKNIKNIYTKGVLSAGGGSAFDANTPNHIGIRFLEIEERLRSTHETVDDIRERVENIPGAIITLAMEAEGPPTGAPINIEIAGDNFAVLSEIAGTIREILEKVPHVKDIRDNYVEGIPSVEVNVDRQKASLFGLSTNSIGFALKSAYNGLEVSSYREGDDDYDITVQLGEKDRNVVDVLHELMLPTPSGEMVPLSTIATVSFEGSLGDINRINNERVVTVKANVDETKIPGPVAREHAAKIMQDLPIPPGYKLTFTGEHEFQKESEEFLSKAFAVALLLIFLILVSMFNSVTQPFIIMTSVILSLGGAFLGLVLFRSPFGIIMTGVGVISLAGVVVNNAIVLIDYTNKLRQRGFALRDAVISAGATRLRPVILTAVTTILGLVPMVTGVSFDFHILAISWVSESSQWWRSMAVVVIFGLVVATFLTLIVVPTLYYMIERFFLSRTKILQRISEIYWKPYPLLAGEKQRREKR from the coding sequence ATGATAATCTCGGATACGGCAATACGAAAAAGCACCACCGTCGTTGTTCTCACCCTGCTGCTGATCATCTTCGGAGTCTACAGCTATCTCTCGCTCCCCCGGGAGAGCGATCCGGATATAACCATACCCAATGTCTTTGTTTCCACTACCTATCGAGGAGTGTCGCCTGCCGATATCGAGACTTCGATAACCATAGAAATCGAAAAAAAACTCAAAGGTCTTGACGGCCTCAAAAAGATACAGTCCGTCAGTTCGGAGGGTACCTCTTCGATCAATATCGAGTTCGTCACCGGAACCGACATCGACCAGGCCCTGCAGGACGTCAGGGACAAGGTGGATGAATCTCTTGGTGAACTTCCCACCGATCTGGATGAAGATCCTTCCGTTTTTGAGGTGAACTTCTCCGAGATGCCCATCGTCGTCTTCTCCCTCTCCGGCACCTGCGGATTACCCTGCCTGAAAGAGATCGCCGATGATATCGAGGATGACGTCGAAGCTATCACCGGAGTTCTCGAAGCCGATGTCACCGGAGGGCTGGAACGCGAAATCCGGGTCGAGGTCATTCCGGAAAAACTCGCCTACTACGGACTTACCATCGGTAATTTCGAAGCAGCTGTCAGAAGCGAGAATCAAAATACCTCCGGCGGCACCATACAACTTGGGAATGGACGTTATCAACTGCGCGTACCAGGAGAATTTTCCACACCCGAGGAGATCTACGGTCTGGTAATGGCCACCCATATGGGTGAACCGGTCTACCTCAAAGACGTCGCCACGGTCGTAGACGGCTTCAAGGATGAAGCAAGCAGATCACGGCTCGACGGCCGCTCCGCCGTTAATATCGCGGTAAAAAAGCGATCCGGGGAAAACATCATCGCCACCAGCGAGCAGATCGACAGGGTCATTGAAAGACACCAGGCCACCTGGCCTTCGGGAACGGAGATTACCAAGGTGATGGATAAGTCACGGGACATCCATCTGATGGTCAAGGACCTGGAGAATAATATCCTCTCCGGTCTCTCCCTGGTACTTATCGTCATCTTTTTCGCCATGGGTATACGCAACGCCCTGCTGGTAAGCATGGCCATTCCCCTCTCGATCCTGCTTTCCTTCACGGTTCTGCAGATTATGGGGATAACCCTGAATATGGTGGTGCTTTTCAGTCTCACCCTGGCCTTGGGCATGCTGGTGGATAATGCCATTGTCATTATCGAAAACATATACAGGTTCATGGAGCAGGGGGCAGGTCGAATCGAGGCGGCAATGAAGGGCACATCGGAAGTCGCCTATCCCGTTATCGGCTCCACCGCAACCACTCTGGCGGCCTTTTCCCCGATGCTCTTCTGGCCTGGCATCATGGGAGAATTCATGAGCTATCTGCCCCTGACCCTGATTATAACATTGTCCTCAAGTCTTTTTGTGGCACTGGTGATAAATCCTGCGCTTGCCTCGATTTTCATGAAAGTCAGGAAAATCGGGAATACCGAAGCCAGAAGTCTTGAAGAGGTTTCCAAAGCGGTTGAACAGCCCATCGCCGTCAAGGGAAGATTTCTGAAAAGCTATGCCCGGCTGCTCTCTTCCGCTCTCGACATGCCTTTAACCGTAATCGCCACAGCCTTCTGTGTGCTCATCCTGCTCTTCCAGTCATGGCTGTTGGTCATTGGCCTGGAAAAACCGGTGGAATTTTTTCCTGATATTGATCCAAAGGGCATGTATGTCAACATGGATGTTCCCGAGGGTGCCGATCTCGATTATATCGATACCATTATTCAACGTGTTGAGCGGGCTCTGGCAGGATTTGGCTACAATCAAGAAGATGTCTTGATCGAAGAGGCACTGGCACCGAAGAAACATGAAAAAGCCACAGGGGAAGAGTTTTACGGCCCCAGCGACTTGAAGAACATCAAGAATATTTACACCAAGGGAGTTCTTTCGGCCGGAGGTGGATCAGCCTTTGACGCCAACACCCCTAATCATATCGGAATCCGTTTTCTCGAAATCGAAGAACGGCTGCGTTCCACTCACGAAACAGTGGACGATATCAGAGAGCGTGTTGAAAACATTCCGGGCGCCATAATCACGCTGGCCATGGAAGCGGAAGGTCCGCCAACAGGAGCACCGATCAATATTGAGATCGCCGGAGACAATTTTGCCGTTCTCAGTGAGATCGCCGGGACCATCAGGGAAATTCTTGAAAAGGTACCTCATGTCAAGGATATTCGCGATAACTACGTTGAAGGTATCCCATCTGTTGAAGTCAACGTAGATAGGCAGAAGGCCTCGCTCTTCGGATTGTCGACCAACAGCATCGGCTTCGCCCTGAAGAGTGCCTATAACGGTCTTGAAGTTTCTTCTTACCGCGAAGGTGACGATGACTATGACATCACGGTACAACTGGGGGAAAAGGACAGAAATGTTGTGGATGTCCTTCATGAATTGATGCTGCCCACGCCATCCGGGGAAATGGTGCCCCTTTCCACAATCGCTACCGTCAGTTTTGAAGGTTCTTTAGGCGATATCAACCGGATCAATAATGAACGGGTAGTGACGGTGAAAGCCAATGTCGACGAAACCAAAATTCCCGGACCGGTAGCCCGCGAGCATGCCGCAAAAATCATGCAGGATCTGCCCATTCCTCCCGGATACAAACTGACCTTCACCGGTGAACATGAGTTTCAAAAGGAATCGGAAGAGTTTCTTTCCAAGGCTTTCGCGGTGGCCTTATTGCTTATTTTTCTGATTTTGGTGAGCATGTTCAATTCGGTGACCCAGCCCTTTATTATCATGACCTCGGTGATTCTCTCGCTGGGCGGTGCTTTTTTGGGACTGGTTCTGTTCAGGTCACCCTTCGGCATCATCATGACCGGGGTTGGCGTGATTTCACTGGCGGGTGTAGTGGTCAACAATGCCATTGTCCTGATAGACTATACCAATAAACTACGCCAGCGCGGTTTTGCCCTGCGCGACGCCGTCATTTCCGCTGGGGCAACCCGCCTGCGTCCCGTTATACTGACGGCGGTAACAACCATATTAGGTCTTGTTCCCATGGTAACCGGAGTCTCTTTTGATTTTCACATCCTGGCAATTTCGTGGGTAAGCGAGTCGAGTCAGTGGTGGAGATCAATGGCGGTAGTGGTAATTTTCGGGCTGGTGGTGGCCACCTTCCTGACGCTGATCGTGGTGCCGACTCTCTATTATATGATTGAACGTTTTTTTCTGTCACGCACCAAAATCCTGCAGAGAATCAGCGAAATCTACTGGAAGCCCTATCCCTTACTGGCGGGTGAAAAACAGCGGCGGGAGAAAAGATAA
- a CDS encoding two pore domain potassium channel family protein has product MDYIFGLAGTLLVIIVLWDVMTTTMLLSGAGPLTFPLTSGLWKICLKLHRRFMLRGSLSLCGGLIILASITVWIFFYWLGWTLIFSISKFSVLESQSGATANFLQRAYYVGFTFITLGIGDFKAGSEFWEILSIVLAISGFFMVTLVITYLLPVVSAVVEQRQLAVYIHSMGFARGGLIPSFQGLGLHGLIENLQPLTEKISRLGQQQLAYPVLRFMQSSNPKASLPLALADLDETLTLILNGSADLPATAENLLPLRHSLTFYLRTLRSLRIPLADKPPPSLSLNDLAFFERQSVEADEFDRRLQALDERRRTLDGYVAYSGWEWQEGMRQQSSDEAEAAKAASGLH; this is encoded by the coding sequence ATGGATTATATTTTCGGTCTGGCTGGTACCTTGCTTGTCATTATCGTTCTCTGGGATGTCATGACCACTACCATGCTTTTAAGCGGCGCCGGGCCGCTCACTTTTCCATTGACCAGCGGACTGTGGAAAATCTGTCTCAAACTGCACCGGCGCTTCATGCTCCGGGGTTCCCTCTCCCTCTGCGGCGGCTTGATCATCCTGGCATCCATTACTGTGTGGATATTTTTCTATTGGCTCGGCTGGACCCTGATATTCTCGATTTCGAAATTCTCCGTACTCGAATCTCAGAGCGGAGCGACTGCGAACTTCCTGCAGCGGGCATATTACGTAGGATTCACTTTTATCACTCTGGGGATAGGTGATTTTAAAGCGGGAAGCGAATTCTGGGAAATCCTTTCCATAGTTCTGGCAATTAGCGGTTTTTTCATGGTCACCCTGGTCATTACCTATCTTCTGCCTGTTGTTTCCGCGGTGGTCGAACAGCGCCAGCTCGCGGTTTACATACATTCCATGGGTTTTGCAAGGGGCGGACTCATTCCCTCATTTCAAGGATTGGGACTGCACGGACTTATTGAAAATCTACAGCCCTTGACTGAAAAAATCAGTCGCCTCGGGCAACAGCAGCTCGCCTATCCAGTCCTTCGCTTTATGCAAAGCAGCAATCCTAAAGCCTCACTGCCTCTAGCTCTGGCGGACCTCGATGAAACACTGACACTCATTCTCAATGGAAGCGCCGATTTGCCGGCGACAGCTGAAAATCTACTGCCGCTCCGGCACAGCCTGACCTTCTACCTTCGTACCCTGCGTTCCCTGCGTATCCCTCTTGCCGATAAACCACCACCTTCGCTGTCCCTGAATGATCTTGCCTTTTTTGAGCGGCAGAGTGTTGAGGCCGATGAATTTGACAGAAGGCTGCAGGCCCTGGACGAACGAAGACGAACTTTGGATGGCTACGTCGCCTATTCCGGCTGGGAATGGCAGGAGGGCATGCGGCAGCAAAGCTCCGATGAAGCTGAAGCAGCGAAAGCAGCCTCCGGCCTGCATTGA
- a CDS encoding response regulator, with protein METKCVDMLQGKVLLVDDEQINLRVGRSLLEKIGFEVEVAVDGRGALKKTAEKHYDLVFMDIQMPVLGGIKATEILRRRELERGDAPQIIIAMTASFSYSTKNICLAAGMDGYISKPIEPQTLIPYLRSLLAHGASACRICAGAEQPQPSIVVKPEDGEESSLRTWNRQLAREYVSGDEELLLELMKIFLEKKDFLMAAVIDAFKKNDGEELSFAAHAFKGAVNHFAAEECQQLARIIESRALQGGLKEVKADIDKLKNAADALALELLTAVTLHVTE; from the coding sequence ATGGAAACCAAGTGCGTAGATATGTTGCAGGGCAAGGTGCTGCTGGTGGATGATGAGCAAATAAATCTGCGTGTCGGCAGGAGTTTACTGGAAAAAATAGGTTTCGAAGTTGAAGTAGCCGTCGACGGCAGAGGAGCTCTGAAGAAAACAGCAGAAAAGCATTACGATCTCGTCTTTATGGATATCCAGATGCCGGTTCTGGGGGGAATAAAAGCGACTGAGATATTACGCCGCAGAGAACTGGAGCGAGGAGATGCTCCGCAAATAATCATCGCAATGACGGCAAGTTTCTCATATTCGACAAAAAACATCTGTCTCGCCGCGGGGATGGATGGCTATATCAGCAAACCTATTGAACCGCAGACCTTGATACCATACCTGCGTTCTCTGCTTGCCCATGGCGCCTCTGCTTGCCGCATTTGCGCTGGAGCAGAGCAGCCTCAGCCTTCCATTGTGGTTAAACCCGAGGATGGCGAAGAAAGCTCCCTGCGCACTTGGAACCGACAGCTCGCTCGTGAGTATGTGAGCGGTGATGAGGAATTGCTGCTCGAGCTGATGAAAATTTTTCTCGAAAAAAAGGATTTCCTTATGGCAGCCGTCATAGATGCTTTTAAAAAAAATGATGGCGAGGAGCTCAGCTTTGCGGCGCATGCCTTTAAGGGAGCGGTCAACCATTTTGCCGCGGAAGAGTGTCAGCAGCTAGCCCGCATCATAGAGAGCAGAGCCCTGCAGGGCGGCTTGAAGGAAGTCAAAGCCGATATTGATAAGCTCAAAAATGCTGCGGATGCGCTGGCCCTGGAACTTTTAACAGCGGTTACTCTTCATGTTACTGAGTAA
- a CDS encoding radical SAM protein: MKPGYLQLFESGELQRRIDHAWKIMECCTICPQNCRVDRIAGSLGVCGVGPLAPVSSYGPHFGEERPLVGQRGSGTIFFASCNLLCIFCQNYEISHFNEADARHLSSEELAAVMISLQQQGCHNINLVTPTHVVPHILRALPEAIRNGLRLPLVYNSSGYDSVETLALLDGIIDIYMPDFKFWRKTTARAYTKAADYPEIARKAIKAMFDQVGNLRIDSEGIAQRGLLIRHLVMPNHVEETGKILTFISEKVSSRCYVNIMDQYRPCGTASTPIDRDLSNREYQEALAYAKATGLVQLNENRLTDLLKNLGILGGFF; this comes from the coding sequence ATGAAACCAGGATATTTACAACTCTTTGAGAGTGGTGAGTTGCAGCGCCGCATTGATCATGCGTGGAAGATTATGGAGTGCTGCACCATATGCCCTCAGAACTGCCGTGTGGATCGGATAGCCGGGTCTTTAGGTGTTTGCGGAGTGGGACCGCTCGCTCCGGTCTCAAGTTACGGTCCTCATTTCGGTGAAGAGCGGCCTCTGGTGGGACAACGGGGCTCCGGCACCATCTTTTTCGCATCCTGCAACCTTCTCTGCATTTTCTGTCAGAATTATGAAATAAGTCACTTCAATGAAGCGGATGCTCGCCATCTCTCCAGTGAAGAGCTCGCCGCTGTCATGATCAGCCTTCAGCAGCAGGGATGCCACAACATCAATCTGGTCACCCCGACCCATGTAGTACCTCATATTTTAAGAGCACTGCCGGAAGCCATCAGAAACGGACTCAGACTTCCTCTGGTATACAATAGCAGCGGCTACGACTCCGTTGAAACACTGGCCCTGCTTGACGGAATAATCGATATTTATATGCCTGACTTCAAATTCTGGAGAAAAACAACAGCCAGGGCGTATACCAAGGCCGCTGATTATCCCGAAATTGCCAGGAAAGCGATTAAAGCAATGTTCGACCAGGTGGGAAATCTTCGTATAGACAGTGAAGGAATAGCACAGCGCGGACTGCTGATCAGGCATCTGGTTATGCCGAATCATGTAGAAGAAACCGGCAAAATCCTCACCTTTATCTCTGAAAAAGTTTCATCCCGTTGCTACGTCAATATCATGGACCAGTACCGGCCCTGCGGCACCGCCTCGACTCCAATCGACAGAGACCTGAGCAACCGTGAATACCAGGAGGCGCTTGCCTATGCCAAAGCGACCGGTTTGGTTCAGTTAAATGAAAACAGGCTTACCGACCTCCTCAAGAATCTCGGCATTCTCGGCGGATTTTTTTAA
- a CDS encoding YihY/virulence factor BrkB family protein translates to MSKENRGRGARRPGNIPWQGWKDILLRTKEDLGKDNLSIVAAGVAFYALLAIFPAIGAMVAIYGLVSNPGEVQQQVSTLSGILPQEGMKILQNQLERVAEGAGGGVSFGALIGILFSLGSATKGMKAFITGLNIVYGEEESRGFIALNVLALLLTFGAIIFVLISLGFIVVFPILLKYIGLSGMAGTLTSILRWPLLAFFVIMGLGLLYRYAPHRNQAQFKWINWGAIIATLLWIAVSILFSLYVSHSDSYNEMYGSIGAIIILLMWFYITAFAVLLGAEINAEMELQTQTDTTHGPSKPLGERGAYVADTVGKSPTKKTGKRKN, encoded by the coding sequence ATGAGTAAAGAAAACAGGGGGCGTGGTGCCAGGCGTCCGGGCAATATTCCCTGGCAAGGGTGGAAGGACATACTGCTCAGAACAAAAGAGGACCTCGGCAAGGACAACCTCTCCATTGTCGCTGCAGGCGTGGCCTTTTATGCTCTTCTCGCCATTTTCCCGGCAATAGGAGCAATGGTAGCCATTTATGGCTTGGTTTCCAATCCGGGAGAGGTGCAGCAACAGGTTTCGACACTCTCTGGAATCCTCCCCCAAGAAGGCATGAAGATTCTGCAGAACCAGCTCGAACGGGTTGCCGAAGGGGCAGGCGGGGGGGTGAGTTTTGGAGCCCTGATCGGCATCCTCTTCAGCCTGGGCAGTGCAACCAAGGGCATGAAGGCTTTCATCACCGGACTCAATATCGTCTATGGTGAAGAAGAATCACGCGGTTTCATAGCTCTCAATGTTCTAGCCTTGCTGCTGACCTTTGGCGCCATCATTTTTGTACTGATCTCTCTCGGATTCATTGTCGTTTTTCCAATACTGCTGAAGTATATCGGCTTATCCGGAATGGCAGGAACCTTGACCAGTATCCTGCGCTGGCCCCTTCTGGCATTCTTCGTGATCATGGGGTTGGGATTATTGTACCGTTACGCCCCGCATCGAAACCAGGCGCAGTTCAAATGGATTAACTGGGGGGCGATCATTGCCACATTACTCTGGATTGCCGTCTCCATTCTTTTTTCTTTGTATGTGTCACATTCGGACAGCTACAACGAGATGTACGGCTCCATAGGTGCGATCATAATTTTGCTCATGTGGTTTTATATTACCGCCTTTGCCGTTTTGCTGGGAGCAGAGATCAACGCGGAAATGGAGCTTCAGACCCAAACGGATACTACTCACGGTCCCTCGAAACCCTTGGGGGAGCGAGGGGCTTATGTCGCTGATACCGTCGGAAAGAGCCCCACTAAAAAAACCGGGAAGCGGAAAAATTGA
- a CDS encoding YqaE/Pmp3 family membrane protein, with the protein MSATQQDRILGNNTPVAINGGYENAKYICKIVLAIVLPPLGVLVEEGVGKHLWINLVLTVFGYIPGILHALWVVLKR; encoded by the coding sequence ATGAGTGCAACACAACAAGACCGGATTCTCGGCAACAATACACCTGTTGCGATAAATGGTGGTTACGAAAATGCCAAATACATCTGCAAAATCGTTCTCGCCATTGTCCTGCCGCCGCTGGGTGTCCTTGTAGAGGAAGGAGTGGGGAAGCATCTCTGGATCAACCTTGTGCTGACCGTATTCGGGTATATCCCGGGTATTCTTCATGCATTATGGGTAGTCCTGAAAAGGTAA